In the bacterium genome, CCGGCTCATCCGCGTGCGGGGGTCGGTCATGGTCAGGAACAGGCCCTCGAGCCCGGCCGCGCCTTCCGCCGCCGCGCTGAAGTCCCGGACATGGTCCAGGAGGCGCGACAGGGAGTCGCGGCTCAGCTCCTCGGCCTGGACCGGGACGAGGAAGCCGTCGGCCGCCAGCAGCGCGGCGCGGGACTCGGCCCCGAAGCCCGGCGGGCAGTCGATCAGGATGGTGTCGTACGACGCGCGCGCGTCGTCCACGGCCGCGACGAACGCGCGGGCCTGGCGGGCCATCAGGTCCTTGTACTGCTCCTCCTCGGACATCGTCCAGGCGTCGGGGGAGACGACCTGCAGCCCGGGCAGCACGGTGGCGTGCGCCACGTCGACGAGCGGCAGCCCGGACAGCAGCACCTCGCGCAGGCCGCCCCGCAGCTGCTGCGGCCCGAAGCCCAGGCTGCGCGAGAGGCCGCACTGCGGGTCGGTGCCGATCACCAGCACGCGGTGGCCGTTCAGCGCGAAGCAGGCGCCCAGGTTCACCGTCGAAGTCGTCTTGCCGACGCCCCCCTTCTGGCTGACCAGGGCCAGCACGCGGGAGGCGGCGTCGTACCAGGGGCGGACGGCGGCGGGCGCCGACGCCTCTTCGTCGCGGGCGGAGGGGTTCAACATCGGTGTTCCTTCTGGTTGCGAGTCCAAGGTTGTGTCAGCAGAGGGCGAGCACTTCGTCCACGAGCCTGCCGATGCCGTCGAACACTTCGGAGATCCTGCCGGCGACCATGTAGGCCGGCGTGGTCGCGACGCGGTTCGGGCCGTCCACCACGACGTCGCCGGCCGTCGCCGTCACGTGCCGGGCGCCCATCGCCTCCACCGCCGCCGCCGTGGCCGGGTCGTCGCCGATGGTCAGCAACAGGGGCGTCGGCGTCTTCCCGCCGCGGGATCCCAGGACCCGGGCCACCAGGACCGGCGCGATGCAGGCCGCGCCGATGGCCTTGCCCGCGTCGTGCATGGCCACGAGGAACGCGGCCGTCGTCGGTTCGACCGAGCACGCCGCGCCCTCGGTGGCGAAGGTGCAGAGGTTCTTGGCGACGCCGAAGCCGCCGGGCAGGATCACCGCGTCGAAATCCCCGGCGCGCAGGTCCTTCACCTCGGCGACCGGCCCGCGGGCCAGGCGCGACGATTCGACGCGCATGTCCCGCGTCTCGCCCGCGGCGGGTTCCCGGCGCAGGTGGTCGATCACGTGCAGCTGCGGGCCTCCCGGGGCGGCGACGGTCACGCGCGCGCCGGCGCGGTCGAGCGCGAGCAGCACGGCCGTGGCTTCGTGGATTTCCGAACCGTCGAACACGCCGGCGCCGCTCAGGATCACCGCCACGCGCTTCATGGCGCCACCTCCCCCCGGAAGAGTTGGGATTCTCGGACCACCGGTCGCGGATGTCAACCCCCCGCGGCCGGTCGGCAAGAGACTTTTTGGGCGCGACGCCGGCGGGTACTACTCTTGACGGGAGACGGCGTGCGACCGCGCCGGCCGGACCCCGAGGGGGGAGATGTCGAAGATCGCGATCGGCGGGATGGTCGAGACTCCCGCCCTGGTGCTGCTGAAGGTGCTGGGCGCCCGCAAGGGGCCCGGCGTGGCCGGCCTGGCCCTGTCGACGCTCGGCGCGCACGGGGTCAACGTGCTGTGCGTGGTCTCGTCCTCGGACCGCCACGGCCGCGAGAACATGACCGTGGCCGTGGGCCGCGACGACCTCGACCAGGCGCTGGGCCTGCTGCAGGCCGTAAGCGAGGAGATCGACTCGGAGAGCATCGAGGTCGTGCGCAACTGCTGCCTGATCTCGGTCTACGGCCCCCATTTCAGCGAGCGGCCGTCCATCGCCGGCATGATCTTCGACGCCCTGGCCGAGGGCGAGATCGACATCCACGCCATCAGCACTTCGGTCTCCACCGTCTCCTGCCTGATCGATCAGGGCGACCTGGAACACGCCCGCCGGCAGCTCCAGTCGGTCTTCCTGATGCCCTGACCCGCCTCTCAGTACCGGAATCCGCTCTCCCCGATGAACTCCCGCAGCAGCGAGGTCGGCGGCACCAGCCGCGCGTCGATCGGCAGGTGCAGCCCCAGGAACTCCAGCAGCCCCCGCGCCCGCCCGAAGGCCGGGTCCTGCGGCGGCACCGCGGCCAGGCGCGGCTCGGCCCACAGCTTCAGCACCCCCAGCTCGTACGGCAGGCCCGTGTTGAAGAACAGGTCCGCGTTGGGCTGCCAGGGGAAGATGTACTTCTTCTCGCCCTCGCGCACGCTGTTCCAGCGCTGCAGCGTCGTCGCCGCCGGGTAGCCGCGGAACTGCGCGTCGCGCACCAGCCGCCGGAAGAGGCGCGGCAGGTGGGTGGGCATGTAGGTCAGGTCGTCGATGTTGGTGGGCGTCAGGGCCGAGACGTAGATGCGCAGGGTGTTGCGGCGCGGCACCGCGGCGGCGAGGCGGGCGTTCAGGGCGTGGATGCCCTCGACGATCAGGGGCGAGCCCGGCGCCAGGGTGACGGCGTCCGCGCGCCAGACGCTGCGCCCGGTGTGGAAGTCGTAGCGCGGCAGGCGCATCTCGCGGCCGGCGAGCAGGCCGGCGATGGTCTCGTCCAGCAGGTCGAGGCGCAGGGCGTCGATGGTCTCGTAGTCGAAGGTGCCGGCGGCGTCGCGGGGCGTGTGCTCGCGGTCGACGAAGAAGTCGTCCAGGGACAGCAGGAGCGGGCGCAGCCCGTGGTCGCCCAGCATCAGGGCGAGCCGCTTGGCGAAGGTCGTCTTGCCGCTGCTCGAGGGGCCGGAGACCAGGACAACGCGGCCGTCGTCGGGCAGGGCGGCGATCCGGTCCGCGACGCCGACCACCGCCCGCGTGTGCCGCGTCTCGCAGGTCGCGATGAGCTCGCCGGCCCGACCCTCGGCGACCAGGCGGTTGATCGAACCCAGGTCGGGGATGCCCTGCCGCGTGGTCCAGGCGGTGTGGTCCCGCAGCGCCTGGAGCAGCTTGGGTTGCGGCGAGAAGGGCTGCACCGCGTCCGGGGCGCCGGGCAGGCTGGGCAGCAGCACGAAACCGGGCGGCTCCGGCAGCAGGGCGAACGCGCCCGCGTGGACGGTCGAGGGCAGGTGCAGGCCCTGCAGCAGCAGGCGGCTGCCCTCGGGGCGGCAGAAGACCGCGGCGCCGGCCGGGACGTAGCGCGCCGCCTCCAGCGTGTGGCGGCGCGACGAGTCGCGCAGCGCCCGCTGCAGGGCGCGCGGCCCGTAAAGCACGGGCTTCAGCTCGCGGTCGGCCGCGATGATCGCCTGCATGCGCGCCGCGAGCGCGGCGAGCTCGTCGGGCCGCAGGGGGGCCTCGCGGCGGAGCTCGCAGTACATGCCGTCGCCGTAGGAGAAGTCCACGACGACCGCGTGCTCGGGGTGGAGCTCCTCGCAGGCCATGGCCATGACCGTCACCAGGGTCCGCTGGACCGTGGAGTGGGACTTGGGGTGGCTGCGGCGCATCAGGCCCACCGACTCGTCGCCCCAGAGCGGCTCGTTCAGGCAGGTGCGCTGGCCGTTGACCACGCCGAGGACGACCGGATCAGCGCCGCCGTCGAGGTCGTGGACGGCGAGCACCTCCAGCAGGGGGGTGCCGGGGACGATCTCGTACGGGCGGCCCTCGATCCGGACCGTCGTCATGCCGTTGGCCATGTCATCTCCTCGTCGGGACCGGTGCGGGGCCGATCGTAGGGCCGGCGCGGCGGCTTGTCCATCCCGAGGCCCGCCGGGCGCAAAGCGCCGGTTGTGCGGGACCTCTCCACCGCCTATACTGCTGCCCGCGGGAGATCGCCGCGCGACAACGCGAGTCAAAGGGAGTGCGCCATGTCCGTGAAGCTGGGAATCATGGGGTTCGGTCGGCTGGGCCGGAACATGTTCCGGATCGCCCACGACGTCCCCGACGTCACATTCGCCGCGGTCAGCGACGTGGCCGGCGTGGAGACGCTGGCCTACCTGCTGAAGTACACCACGGTCGAGGGTCCCTTCAAGGGCGAGCTGCGCCAGAAGGGGCACTACCTGGTCACCGAGCACCAGAACACCCGCGTGGTGCACGGCTCGCGCCCCGGCGACGTGCCCTGGGACGTGCTGGGCGTCGACATCGTCATCGAGGCCACCGGCATGTTCCGCACCCGCGCCGAGCTGCAGAAGCACCTCGACTCCGGCGCCAAGGCCGTGATCCTCTCGACGCCGCCGGTGGGCGCGATCGACCGCATGATCGTCAACGGCGTCAACGACGACCAGCTGCAGCCGTCCGACCGCATCGTCTCCTGCGGCAGCAGCTCCTGCCACGCCCTGGCCGTGATCATGAAGGTCCTGCAGGAGAAGATCGGCGTGAAGCGCGCGACCATGACCACCGTGCACGCCTACACCAGCGACCAGCAGCTCAGCGACAACGCCCGCGGCGGCCTGCGCTGGAGCCGCTCGGCGGCCGAGAACATCATCCCCAACAGCAGCTGGGCGGCCGGCGCCGTCATGGACCTGATCCCCGAGCTGAAGGGCAAGCTGTCGGGCATGGCGCTGAACGTGCCGGTGTCCGCGGGCTCGAACCTCGATCTGGTCATCGAGCTGGACAAGCCCCTCTCGGCGGCGGAGTTCAACGCCGTGCTGGCCGAGGCGTCCGCCGGACCCTACAAGGGACTGATCGGCTACACCGACGAGCCCATCGTCTCGAGCGACGTGATCGGCAACTCCTGCTCGGCCGTCGTGGATTCCCAGGCCACCCTGTCGCTGGGCAACGGCCTGGTGAAGTGCATCGTCTGGTACGACAACGGCTGGGCCTACGCCTACCGCATGCTCGAGACCGCCCGCAAGCTCGCGGGCCTGATCCGGTCCCAGGAGGTCGCACGATGAGAGTCGCCATCAACGGTTTCGGGCGCATCGGGCGCGCGGTCTTCCGCCTGCTCAACAGCATGCCCGAGGTGGAGGTCGTGGCCATCAACGACCTGGCCGATCCCGCGGCGCTGGCCTACCTGCTGCGCCACGACACGGTCATGGGGCCCTTCCAGGGCGCCGCCGCGATGGACGGGGACATGATGGTCACCCGCAGCCAGCGCGTGAAGATGACCCAGGTGGCCGACCCGCGGCAGCTGCCCTGGCGCGAACTGGGCATCGACTACGTGGTCGAGGCCACCGGCCGCTTCCGCAAGCGGGCCGAGATCGCCCAGCACATCGAGGCGGGGGCGAAGAAGGTCCTGCTGACGGTGCCCTCGAAGGACGAGATCGACGCGACCATCGTTCTGGGCGTCAACGACGAGGACCTCAAGCCCGAGCACCAGATCGTCTCGAACGCCTCCTGCACGACCAACTGCCTGGCGCCCCTGGCCTACGTGCTGGACAAGGAGTTCGGCATCGAGTACGGGCTGATGACCACCGTCCACGCCTACACCAACGACCAGCGCCTGGCCGACGTGCCGCACAGCGACTGGCGGCGCTCCCGCGCCGCGGCCGAGAACACCATCCCGACCACCACCGGCGCCGCGCGCGCCGTGGGCAAGGTCCTGCCCAAGCTCAAGGGCAAGCTCGACGGCCTGGCCATGCGCGTGCCGGTGCCCGACGGCTCGGTCGTCGACCTGGTGACGATCATGTCGCGCGACGTGACCGTGGCCCAGGTCTGCGACGCCGTGCGGGCCCACGCCGAGAGCGCCCGCTTCCGCAACATCCTGCGCTACGCCGAGGAGCCCCTGGTCTCCAGCGACATCGTCGGCGACCCGCACTCCTCGATCTTCGACGCGGAGTACACGTCGGTGATCGGCGGCAACATGCTCAAGACCCTCAGCTGGTACGACAACGAGTGGGGCTACTCCAACCGCGTGGTCGACCTGCTGAAGCTGATGGAGCGGATCGGCTGACCGTCGCCGGTCGCCGACGCGTACGCAGGGGACCCCGGCCCGCCGCGGCCGGGGTCCTCGCGTTTTTAGCGTCCGGCCGGCGCTTGCCCGCCCCCCGATCCGTGGTACAATGGCTTGGTTCAAACGACGCCGCACCCGAATCGGGAGACGACCATGCGCCTGTCCGCGATCGCCGCCCTCATCCTCGCCTGCTGCGGAACCGCCGCCGCAGAACGTGCGGCGCCCCGGCCGGACCTGCTGGCCGAACCGCCGCTCCTGGCTGTCACGGACTGCCTGGCCGGCAACGCCACGGCCACGGTCACCTACTCCGGCTGGTGGAGCGGCAACGAGTCCTACGCCCGCCTGCTGCCCGCCGCCGCCCCCGCCTGCGGCTGCAACGTGGGGATCTCCGTGACCACCGCCCACATGCTGCTGTTTCTGGAACCCGGTGCCGACATCACCGTCCAGGCGCGGCTGCTCACGGCCGTCGGCGAGCCCGCCTGCCTCGCGCCCGGCACGACGCTGGCCATGTCGCTGCCGCGGCGCATCCGCGGCGTCACGAGCCCCGGCGTCGTCGACGTCGCCGTGCCCTGCGACTTCGTCTGCGCCGAGACGGGGCAGGACTACTTCCTGGTGATCGACTTCGTCTCGGGCGCCGCGCCGGGCCTGGCGCTCGTCGGCGGCGGCACCGGCCACGACTGCACGACCTGGAACGACTGGGGCACCGGCTGGGTCGACCTGGTCGGGAGCATGGGGTTCCTCAACGACCTCACGATGTGGGCGGACCTGGACTGCTGCTACCAGGCGATCGGCGCCGAGCGCGGCACCTGGGGCGGGATCAAGTCGATCTACCGCTAGAGCGGGTGGACGGGCCGGAGCGTTGCCGTCCGCCGCGCCCCGGACGTATCTTGGCGAAACGACCCGTCGTCCCGTCCGCGCGCGAGGAGCCCGCCCGATGACACGCCACACCAGATCCGCCCGCCCCGCGGCGGGCGTCGCCGCCCCGCTCGTGCTGCTGGTCGCCCTGCTGGCTGCCCTGCTGGATGTCCCGCCTGCCGGCGCCACCGATCCCGTGCCGACCGAGCACCGTCGCCTGGAGGCCGCGACCAAGGCCCGGCTGGCCGCCGCCGCCGGCCGCGTCGACGCGCAGAAGACCGCCGGCCAGGACCTCTACGACGTCCTCCACTACGACCTGGACCTGACGCTGGCGCCCGCGTCGCACCTGCTGACCGGCCAGGTCGCGACCACCGCCCGCATCGTGGACGCGCCCCTGTCGGCCCTGGACCTGGACCTGAAGTCGACGATGGCGGTGACCGCCGCGACCTGCGGCGGCGCGCCGGCCGCCTGGACCCGCAGCGGCGACGTGCTGACCGTGACGCTGGACCGCGCCTACGTCCCGGGCGAGACGGTCACCGTGTCGGTCGCCTACCACGGCGACCCCGCCGGCGACTACTTCGGCTGGAGCAGCGTGGGCGGCCAGCCCATGATCTGGACGCTGAGCGAGCCCTTCGGCTCCCGCGACTGGTGGCCGTGCAAGGACCTGAACACCGACAAGGCCGACTCGGTGGACGTGCGCGTGACCGTGCCGGACGGGCTGATCGCGGCCTCCAACGGGCTGCTGGTCTCGGAGGTCGACAACGGCGCGACCCGCACCTTCCTGTGGCGCACGCGCTACCCCATCGTGCCCTACCTGGTCTCGCTGGCGATCCACCCCTACACGCGGTTCTCCCACTGGTACGCGCCGCTGGCGGGCGGCGACCCGATGGAGGTGCAGTACTTCGTGTACCCGAGCCACTACGAGGCGGTCCAGACGAACTACGCCAAGACCGTGCCGATGATCACGGTCTTCGCGCAGGCGTTCGGGGAGTACCCCTTCGTGCGGGAGAAGTACGGGCACGCGGAGTTCGTCTGGGGCGGCGGCATGGAGCACCAGACGCTCACCAGCCTCGGCGGCTACGGCGAGGACCTGATCTCCCACGAGCTGGCGCACCAGTGGTGGGGCGACATGATCACCTGCGCCGACTTCCACCACGTCTGGCTCAACGAGGGTTTCGCCACCTGGTGCGAGGCCTACTGGAAGGAGCGGACGGCGGGCGTCGCCACCTACCGCGCCTACATGAACGCCGCCGCCTACCTGGGGCCCGGCACGATCTACGTCGAGGACACGAGCGACTTCTGGGGCATCTTCGACAGCAACCTGAGCTACAACAAGGGCTCGTGGGTCGTGCACATGCTGCGCGGGGTGCTGGGCGACACGGATTTCTTCGCCGGCCTGACGGCCTACCGCGATCAGTACGCCTACGGCAGCGTCACCACGGAGCAGTTCCGCGACGTCATGGAGGAGGTCTCGGGCCGCGACCTCGACGCCTTCTTCCAGCAGTGGATCTACGGGGATTTCCACCCCGTCTACTACTACGACTGGGAGACGACCGCGCACGACGACGGCCTCGTGCTGAACCTCGCCGTGACCCAGGCGCAGGTCGGCGCCGGCCCGTTCGCGATGCCGCTGCCGGTGCGCGTGACCACCGTCGCCGGCGTCGTGGACACCGTCGTCTGGAACGACGCCGCCCTGCAGTCCTACCGGATCGCGGTGCCGGGCGCGGTGACCGCCGTCGCGCTCGACCCCGACGGCTGGATCCTCTGCGAGAAGGCGGCCGTCCCGCTGATGGGGACCGCGGCGCCCGACGCGCCGCCCGCCGCGCCGCCCCGGCTGGCCTGCGCCCCGAACCCCTTCAATCCCGAGACCGAGGTGGCGATCGTCACCGCGGCCGCGGGTCGCGTGGACCTCGCCGTGCACGACGTCGCCGGCCGCCTGATTGCGTCGCTCTGCGCCGGCGACCTGCCCGCCGGCGAGCACCGCTTCCGCTGGCGGGGCCGCGACGACGCGGGCCGCGCCGTCGCCTCGGGCACCTACTACCTGCGGCTGCGCACGCCGGCGGGCTCGGCGCTGCGTCCCGTGGCGCTGGTGCGTTGAAGCTCCCGGCGTCCCTCCTCGCGGCGGCGTTCCTGGCCCTGGCCGTGTCCGGCGCCGCGGCCGGCGACCCGCCGCGCCGCCTGGTCTCGCTCGCCCCGAGCGTCACCGAGCTGCTTTTCGACCTCGGCCTGGGCGACCGTGTGGTCGGCGTGACGGACTGGTGCCGCCGCCCGCCGGCCGCGCTCGCCGTCGCCAAGGTGGGAGGGCACCTCGATCCCAACCTCGAAGCCGTGGTGGCCCTGCTCCCGGACCTGGTGGTGCTCGAAGCCGCCAACACGGAGGCCGCCGACGGCCTGCGCCGCCTGCAGGTGCCGTTCCTGGCGGTGGAGCACCGCGACGTGGCCGGGATCCTCGCCTCGGTGACCCTGGCGGGCGAAGCCTGCGGCGTGCCGGTGCGCGCGGCCGCGCTGCGCGACAGCCTCGAAGCGCGCGTCGCGGCTGTGCACAACGCCCGCGCCGACGGCCCGCACCCGCTGGCCCTGGTCGTGGTGGGCCGCGACGCGACCGGCGGCGTGCTGCGCGACGTGTACGCGGCCGGCGGCGGCACCTTCCTGGGCGAGCTGCTCGAGCTGGCCGGCGGCCGCAACGCGATCGCGGGCGGCGCGCTGCGCTACCCGATGCTCTCGCAGGAGGGGCTGGTGCGCCTGGCCCCGGAGGTGGTCGTTGACCTCGCGCCGGAATGCGCCGATGATCCGCAGCGTCGGGACGAGCTGCGCGCCGCCTGGGAGCTGCTGCGCGACGTGCCGGCGGTGCGCGACGGCCGCGTGCGCATCGTGCTGGACGACGCGGCGCTGATCCCCGGCCCGCGGTTCGTCGAGACGCTGGACCTGCTGGCGGAGGCGCTGGACCCCACATGGACGCGAACCGGACCCTGACCCCCGTCCTCGACCTGCGCCACCTGCGGCTGGAGCTGGACGGCCGCTCCATCCTGGACGACGTGTCGCTGGCGGTGCGCGAGGGCGAACACCTGGCGATCGTCGGCCCCAACGGCGCCGGCAAGACCTGCCTGTTGAAGTGCGTCAACCGGATCCTGCGCGGCTGGCGCGGCATGATCAGCGTGAACGGCATCAGCATCGCCGCCTACTCGCAGCGCGAGCTGGGCCGTCTGGTGGCCTACGTGCCCCAGGTCGGCGGCCGGCCGGCCCCCTTCACCGCCCGCGAGACCGTCCTGATGGCCCGCTACCCCCACCTGACCCCCTTCTCGTCGCCGGGCCTGCGCGACCAGCGCTACGCCGAGGACGCGCTGGCCCTGACCGGGATCGGCGCTCTGGCCGACCGCACCATGGACACCCTCAGCGGCGGCGAGCGGCAGAAGGTGTTCCTGGCGGCGGCCCTGGCCCAGGACGCGCGCCTGCTGCTGCTGGACGAGCCGGCGACCTTCCTGGACCCGCGCCACCGTGACGACTTCCGGCGCGTCCTGCGCACGGTGAACCGCCGCAAGGGCGTGACGGTCGTCGAGGTGACGCACGACCTCAACTGCGCGGTGCTCGACGCCGACCGGATCTTCGCGCTGAAGGACGGGCGCGCCGCGTTCTGCGGCCCGCCGGAGCAGTTCATGGTGCGCGAGGTGTTGCACCGCGTGTTCGACCGCGCGTTCCTGACCGTGAACCACCCGACGACCGGACAACCGGTGATCCTGCCGGAGGTGGGCGGACCTTGAGACGCATCACGATCCTCGGCCTGACCGTGCTGGTGACCGCGGCGGTGCTCGTCGCGGCGCCGCTGCTGGGCCTCGAGACCATCGACCCCCGCCAGGTCGCGGGCGGCGCCGGAGCGGGGCCCGAGGCCCGCATCTTCTGGTCGCTGCGCGTGCCGCGGGTGATGCTGGGCTTCCTGGCCGGCGCGGCGCTGTCGGTGGGCGGGCTGACCTTCCAGGCCCTGTTCCGCAACGCGCTGGCCACGCCGTACACGCTGGGCGTCTCCAGCGGCGCCGCGCTCGGCGCCACCCTGGCGATCCGGCTGGGCGCGGCCTTCTCGCTGCTCGGGATCCCGGCCGTCTCGCTGGCCGCCTTCACGGGCGCGCTGCTGGCGGTCGCGCTGGTGTACGGCCTGGCCCGCGCGCGGCAGGGCTGTTCGGCCAACATCATGCTGCTGGCGGGCGTGGCGGTGAACTTCAGCTTCGCGAGCCTGATCCTGCTGGTCCACTACACCTCCGACGCGGCCGCGTCCTTCAACATCCTGCGCTGGCTGATGGGCCGCCTGGACACGGTGGGCCCCGACGAGGCCCTGCGCCTGCTGCCGCTGGTGGTCGTCGGCGGTTTCGTCGCGCTGGCGTTGCACCGCG is a window encoding:
- a CDS encoding ParA family protein — encoded protein: MLNPSARDEEASAPAAVRPWYDAASRVLALVSQKGGVGKTTSTVNLGACFALNGHRVLVIGTDPQCGLSRSLGFGPQQLRGGLREVLLSGLPLVDVAHATVLPGLQVVSPDAWTMSEEEQYKDLMARQARAFVAAVDDARASYDTILIDCPPGFGAESRAALLAADGFLVPVQAEELSRDSLSRLLDHVRDFSAAAEGAAGLEGLFLTMTDPRTRMSRRVASLLGEEHGDLLLETAVPRNTRLSEMAVDGRPTVIFDRRSSGSRAYFDLMDEILTRRLRGAGAGLGDAAAPSP
- a CDS encoding ACT domain-containing protein; this translates as MSKIAIGGMVETPALVLLKVLGARKGPGVAGLALSTLGAHGVNVLCVVSSSDRHGRENMTVAVGRDDLDQALGLLQAVSEEIDSESIEVVRNCCLISVYGPHFSERPSIAGMIFDALAEGEIDIHAISTSVSTVSCLIDQGDLEHARRQLQSVFLMP
- a CDS encoding glyceraldehyde 3-phosphate dehydrogenase NAD-binding domain-containing protein, coding for MSVKLGIMGFGRLGRNMFRIAHDVPDVTFAAVSDVAGVETLAYLLKYTTVEGPFKGELRQKGHYLVTEHQNTRVVHGSRPGDVPWDVLGVDIVIEATGMFRTRAELQKHLDSGAKAVILSTPPVGAIDRMIVNGVNDDQLQPSDRIVSCGSSSCHALAVIMKVLQEKIGVKRATMTTVHAYTSDQQLSDNARGGLRWSRSAAENIIPNSSWAAGAVMDLIPELKGKLSGMALNVPVSAGSNLDLVIELDKPLSAAEFNAVLAEASAGPYKGLIGYTDEPIVSSDVIGNSCSAVVDSQATLSLGNGLVKCIVWYDNGWAYAYRMLETARKLAGLIRSQEVAR
- a CDS encoding ABC transporter ATP-binding protein, with the translated sequence MDANRTLTPVLDLRHLRLELDGRSILDDVSLAVREGEHLAIVGPNGAGKTCLLKCVNRILRGWRGMISVNGISIAAYSQRELGRLVAYVPQVGGRPAPFTARETVLMARYPHLTPFSSPGLRDQRYAEDALALTGIGALADRTMDTLSGGERQKVFLAAALAQDARLLLLDEPATFLDPRHRDDFRRVLRTVNRRKGVTVVEVTHDLNCAVLDADRIFALKDGRAAFCGPPEQFMVREVLHRVFDRAFLTVNHPTTGQPVILPEVGGP
- a CDS encoding helical backbone metal receptor, coding for MKLPASLLAAAFLALAVSGAAAGDPPRRLVSLAPSVTELLFDLGLGDRVVGVTDWCRRPPAALAVAKVGGHLDPNLEAVVALLPDLVVLEAANTEAADGLRRLQVPFLAVEHRDVAGILASVTLAGEACGVPVRAAALRDSLEARVAAVHNARADGPHPLALVVVGRDATGGVLRDVYAAGGGTFLGELLELAGGRNAIAGGALRYPMLSQEGLVRLAPEVVVDLAPECADDPQRRDELRAAWELLRDVPAVRDGRVRIVLDDAALIPGPRFVETLDLLAEALDPTWTRTGP
- the elbB gene encoding isoprenoid biosynthesis glyoxalase ElbB, whose translation is MKRVAVILSGAGVFDGSEIHEATAVLLALDRAGARVTVAAPGGPQLHVIDHLRREPAAGETRDMRVESSRLARGPVAEVKDLRAGDFDAVILPGGFGVAKNLCTFATEGAACSVEPTTAAFLVAMHDAGKAIGAACIAPVLVARVLGSRGGKTPTPLLLTIGDDPATAAAVEAMGARHVTATAGDVVVDGPNRVATTPAYMVAGRISEVFDGIGRLVDEVLALC
- a CDS encoding iron ABC transporter permease → MRRITILGLTVLVTAAVLVAAPLLGLETIDPRQVAGGAGAGPEARIFWSLRVPRVMLGFLAGAALSVGGLTFQALFRNALATPYTLGVSSGAALGATLAIRLGAAFSLLGIPAVSLAAFTGALLAVALVYGLARARQGCSANIMLLAGVAVNFSFASLILLVHYTSDAAASFNILRWLMGRLDTVGPDEALRLLPLVVVGGFVALALHRELNLMSVDEELAVSRGVDVDRYRVILFVTTSVMVGGVVAACGPIGFVGMMVPHVCRLLIGPDHRWLGPMSLLAGGAFLVACDVLARMLAAPAELPVGVLTSLLGGPFFLWLLVGRRGAACGA
- a CDS encoding M1 family aminopeptidase: MTRHTRSARPAAGVAAPLVLLVALLAALLDVPPAGATDPVPTEHRRLEAATKARLAAAAGRVDAQKTAGQDLYDVLHYDLDLTLAPASHLLTGQVATTARIVDAPLSALDLDLKSTMAVTAATCGGAPAAWTRSGDVLTVTLDRAYVPGETVTVSVAYHGDPAGDYFGWSSVGGQPMIWTLSEPFGSRDWWPCKDLNTDKADSVDVRVTVPDGLIAASNGLLVSEVDNGATRTFLWRTRYPIVPYLVSLAIHPYTRFSHWYAPLAGGDPMEVQYFVYPSHYEAVQTNYAKTVPMITVFAQAFGEYPFVREKYGHAEFVWGGGMEHQTLTSLGGYGEDLISHELAHQWWGDMITCADFHHVWLNEGFATWCEAYWKERTAGVATYRAYMNAAAYLGPGTIYVEDTSDFWGIFDSNLSYNKGSWVVHMLRGVLGDTDFFAGLTAYRDQYAYGSVTTEQFRDVMEEVSGRDLDAFFQQWIYGDFHPVYYYDWETTAHDDGLVLNLAVTQAQVGAGPFAMPLPVRVTTVAGVVDTVVWNDAALQSYRIAVPGAVTAVALDPDGWILCEKAAVPLMGTAAPDAPPAAPPRLACAPNPFNPETEVAIVTAAAGRVDLAVHDVAGRLIASLCAGDLPAGEHRFRWRGRDDAGRAVASGTYYLRLRTPAGSALRPVALVR
- the gap gene encoding type I glyceraldehyde-3-phosphate dehydrogenase, whose protein sequence is MRVAINGFGRIGRAVFRLLNSMPEVEVVAINDLADPAALAYLLRHDTVMGPFQGAAAMDGDMMVTRSQRVKMTQVADPRQLPWRELGIDYVVEATGRFRKRAEIAQHIEAGAKKVLLTVPSKDEIDATIVLGVNDEDLKPEHQIVSNASCTTNCLAPLAYVLDKEFGIEYGLMTTVHAYTNDQRLADVPHSDWRRSRAAAENTIPTTTGAARAVGKVLPKLKGKLDGLAMRVPVPDGSVVDLVTIMSRDVTVAQVCDAVRAHAESARFRNILRYAEEPLVSSDIVGDPHSSIFDAEYTSVIGGNMLKTLSWYDNEWGYSNRVVDLLKLMERIG